In one window of Pseudoalteromonas espejiana DSM 9414 DNA:
- a CDS encoding DUF2982 domain-containing protein: MDKADKTIKYRAQGARNGIEVLTVGSVGLVFIMLFNLLRPGEISILEIFLVSLCIAAIFIGFLKTQEPFYSLLLSESQLTYHHKYGFWQLHISNLHHSGIPKITDGYEYLELNAIGLKVNNMDEFLSAIEPRIAGKLLIEQRNLFMQVVQKHCKNGNCPSEWLVEDTQYTSPKGVGYTGLIAMFANRAKHLQLLTGYDLLLPASVLDKDIWTFSADLNKWKRAPERFITSQVGH, translated from the coding sequence ATGGATAAAGCTGACAAAACAATAAAATACAGAGCCCAAGGCGCCCGTAACGGTATAGAAGTACTTACTGTAGGAAGTGTAGGCTTGGTATTTATTATGCTGTTTAACTTATTGCGCCCAGGTGAAATAAGCATACTCGAAATATTTTTAGTGAGTCTGTGCATAGCAGCAATTTTTATTGGCTTTTTAAAAACTCAAGAACCCTTTTATAGCTTACTACTGAGCGAGTCACAGCTTACTTATCATCATAAGTATGGCTTTTGGCAGCTACATATTTCTAACCTTCATCACAGTGGAATACCAAAAATAACAGATGGTTACGAATACCTTGAATTAAATGCCATAGGTCTTAAAGTAAATAACATGGATGAGTTTTTAAGTGCAATTGAGCCTAGAATTGCAGGTAAGCTACTTATTGAACAGCGTAATTTATTTATGCAAGTTGTTCAAAAACATTGCAAAAATGGCAATTGCCCATCAGAATGGTTAGTAGAAGATACACAGTACACGTCGCCAAAAGGGGTTGGCTACACAGGGCTTATAGCTATGTTTGCTAACAGGGCAAAGCACCTTCAGTTGTTAACAGGTTATGATTTACTATTACCTGCAAGTGTATTAGACAAAGATATTTGGACGTTCAGTGCCGATTTAAATAAATGGAAACGGGCACCTGAGCGCTTTATAACATCGCAAGTTGGTCACTAA
- a CDS encoding DUF1566 domain-containing protein: MKAFALIPLISCGLLTACGGGGGGSDDSAVETSVNAGTDLQVVEKTDFTITAQGSPTDGTFTWQRVSGPAVDGFPLDGAEQTITAPDVKADSELVLSVSYQTDNGSLVSDNLSIFITSSNQLPLAVVTQTAPDILPSVYNDTVTLSAEDSSDPDENGQIDTYQWQLVSGPDIDTTDFDSSTVSFSHPLLEANTNLVWQLTVTDDEGGEASTQYTMTLNKTDELVVAQAGDDQSVEEFEQVTLDASDSDTVTDTFSCSWQQLTGNAETLANTSQCTTTFFASDVDLDTTLSFEVTVTDTKGRTDTDSVFIDVSPKALGLINDSGLGECYNNTQRINCESDDFPEQDAELGRDSFANQLDKAGKGNLAFDYTKLNQFADEVSDDSDDFTCIRDNVTGLVWEVKSVASGTVPNTTLRDGQNHYFWDYGTTTFTDTSTANSTCPDDTSCGVQTYINEVNDLDFCGGTNWRLPTYTELLGLIDYGKQGQDVLIDEAFFPNMPDAGAIENVDLPYWTSQTAADGTSLSQAYIIDMSNGNDLAYPKENTAYVRLVRSR; encoded by the coding sequence ATGAAAGCGTTTGCTTTAATCCCCCTTATTTCTTGCGGCCTTTTGACTGCCTGCGGTGGTGGAGGCGGCGGCAGTGATGACTCTGCTGTTGAAACATCAGTTAATGCGGGAACAGACCTACAGGTTGTAGAAAAAACCGATTTCACAATTACCGCACAAGGCTCCCCTACTGATGGCACATTTACTTGGCAAAGAGTAAGCGGCCCTGCGGTTGATGGCTTTCCACTTGATGGTGCAGAGCAAACAATTACAGCCCCAGATGTAAAAGCCGACAGCGAGCTTGTCCTGTCAGTGAGTTATCAAACCGATAACGGCAGCTTAGTTAGCGATAACCTCAGTATATTTATTACTTCTAGTAACCAATTACCCCTTGCTGTGGTTACTCAAACAGCCCCAGATATATTGCCTTCAGTTTATAACGATACAGTTACTTTAAGCGCCGAAGATTCAAGTGATCCTGATGAAAATGGGCAAATTGATACATATCAATGGCAATTAGTATCAGGCCCCGATATAGATACTACCGATTTTGATAGTTCAACGGTAAGTTTTAGCCACCCATTGCTTGAGGCAAATACTAACTTAGTGTGGCAACTCACAGTAACCGATGATGAGGGCGGTGAGGCTAGTACGCAGTACACTATGACCCTTAATAAAACAGATGAGTTAGTGGTAGCACAAGCTGGCGACGATCAAAGTGTTGAGGAATTTGAACAAGTTACCCTCGACGCAAGTGACAGTGACACAGTGACTGATACGTTCTCATGTAGTTGGCAGCAATTAACAGGCAATGCTGAAACATTGGCAAATACAAGCCAATGCACTACAACATTTTTTGCCTCTGATGTTGATTTAGATACCACACTGAGTTTTGAAGTAACCGTTACCGATACTAAAGGCCGAACCGATACAGACAGTGTGTTTATTGATGTGTCGCCTAAAGCATTAGGGTTAATAAACGACAGTGGTTTAGGTGAGTGTTATAACAATACTCAGCGTATTAATTGTGAAAGCGACGATTTCCCAGAGCAAGACGCCGAACTTGGGCGCGACAGTTTTGCTAATCAGCTAGATAAAGCCGGTAAAGGTAACCTAGCGTTCGATTATACTAAACTTAACCAGTTTGCCGATGAAGTATCTGATGATAGTGATGACTTTACGTGTATTCGCGATAACGTTACGGGGCTGGTATGGGAAGTTAAAAGTGTTGCATCTGGCACTGTGCCAAATACCACACTACGTGATGGACAAAACCATTATTTTTGGGATTACGGCACCACAACCTTTACCGATACCAGCACAGCAAATTCAACCTGCCCAGACGATACAAGCTGCGGTGTGCAAACCTATATAAACGAAGTTAACGATTTAGATTTTTGCGGTGGTACTAATTGGCGTTTACCTACTTATACTGAACTACTTGGTTTAATCGATTATGGAAAGCAGGGCCAAGATGTATTAATTGATGAAGCCTTTTTTCCAAATATGCCAGATGCAGGCGCCATTGAAAATGTTGATTTACCTTATTGGACATCGCAAACAGCGGCGGATGGCACGAGTTTATCGCAAGCATATATTATTGATATGAGTAACGGTAATGACTTAGCTTACCCTAAAGAAAACACCGCCTATGTGCGTTTAGTCAGAAGTCGTTAG
- a CDS encoding DUF1566 domain-containing protein, with protein MKTTLLFSAAVLGISFQLAAEQTCYDGADTTTPTSRFTINDDGTVLDSTTGLMWQRCSYGQVYDSDTETCTGSTPSVNWQEALRGATNDTTADYDDWQVPNIKELASILEHSCTEPSINEEVFLGTKLQNYWSNTSGVSTMSSAWVYQFDSGLNSLHAKTSDVYLRLVRYEN; from the coding sequence ATGAAAACAACATTACTTTTTTCAGCAGCCGTCCTCGGCATTAGCTTTCAATTAGCGGCGGAGCAAACTTGTTATGATGGCGCTGATACCACAACGCCCACATCTCGTTTTACTATTAACGATGACGGTACTGTTTTAGATTCAACAACCGGACTTATGTGGCAAAGGTGCAGTTACGGACAGGTTTACGATAGCGATACTGAAACCTGCACAGGTTCTACTCCTTCGGTTAATTGGCAAGAAGCGCTAAGAGGCGCAACAAACGATACAACCGCAGATTATGATGATTGGCAAGTACCTAATATTAAAGAGCTTGCCAGTATATTAGAGCACAGTTGCACTGAGCCAAGCATTAACGAAGAAGTGTTTTTAGGGACTAAACTGCAAAACTATTGGTCAAACACCTCTGGCGTAAGCACTATGAGCTCTGCTTGGGTTTATCAATTTGATAGTGGGCTTAATAGCTTGCACGCTAAAACAAGCGATGTCTATTTACGCTTAGTACGCTATGAAAACTAA
- a CDS encoding ExeA family protein, producing the protein MYLSYFGLSEKPFSISPNPHYLFLSERHKEALAHLTYGLGEDGGFVLLTGEVGTGKTTITRSILEQLPQNTQVAMIHNPALSELELLASICDELNITYDTQNATLKSLTDIIKQHLEANNKAGGHTILIIDEAQLLAPDVLEQLRLLTNIETDHKKLLQIVLVGQPELQALLKRTELRQLAQRITARYHLLPLTQGQTVAYIKHRLHIAGCDKGVFSLDAMQTVHQLTGGIPRLMNLVCERALVGAFSKQQLIVDSDIIKKSAQESLPMDFVAKQSDESKPTGYTFYGLAFAALFAAGVGLSFII; encoded by the coding sequence GTGTATTTAAGCTACTTTGGCTTGAGCGAAAAACCATTTTCGATCTCGCCTAATCCCCATTATTTATTTTTAAGCGAGCGCCATAAAGAGGCACTTGCACATTTAACCTATGGCTTAGGGGAAGATGGTGGATTTGTATTACTAACCGGTGAAGTAGGAACGGGCAAAACCACGATTACGCGCAGCATATTAGAGCAACTGCCACAAAACACGCAAGTTGCGATGATCCACAACCCTGCGCTGTCTGAACTTGAGTTGCTAGCCAGTATTTGTGATGAATTAAATATTACTTACGATACGCAGAATGCCACACTTAAAAGCTTAACAGACATAATTAAACAACACCTAGAAGCTAATAATAAAGCGGGTGGTCACACCATTTTAATTATTGATGAAGCTCAGTTGCTTGCGCCTGATGTACTTGAGCAATTACGCTTATTAACTAACATAGAAACAGATCACAAAAAGTTACTGCAAATTGTATTAGTAGGCCAGCCAGAGTTACAAGCACTGCTAAAGCGCACTGAGCTTAGGCAGTTAGCTCAGCGGATCACCGCTCGTTATCATTTATTACCGCTCACACAAGGTCAAACGGTGGCTTATATAAAACACCGCTTACATATTGCAGGGTGTGATAAAGGGGTGTTTTCACTTGATGCTATGCAAACTGTTCACCAATTAACAGGCGGTATACCTAGGTTAATGAACTTAGTTTGTGAGCGCGCACTAGTCGGGGCTTTTTCTAAGCAGCAACTCATAGTCGATAGCGACATTATAAAAAAATCAGCGCAAGAATCGTTACCTATGGACTTTGTTGCAAAGCAAAGTGATGAGTCTAAACCGACAGGTTATACTTTTTATGGTCTTGCTTTTGCTGCTTTATTTGCAGCGGGTGTTGGTCTTTCGTTTATTATATAG
- a CDS encoding general secretion pathway protein GspB has product MSYLLDALKQSQQADMSAEQYDLQSEQLKQQQALKRYRKIALLLGGSIAAFVAVAGGFASGKWLQHSNLLEKPKLNEVAKVANSLPKKEQTQELISSSSEPKDKTLAEPSSEPANGNKASIEGQLVYVQTPTGVQKMLLTPQGQYIPMNDNPQQAQQGYNVQMPINGNAYSQSAFNQPIYNTQAPNTQSYNPLAYNAQGQSAQFMQPQMPNTRSAGLDMSKYKVLGKPLNGAQSKPAETPQSNPELDAVPSKLKDAFAQAIKDSEQEQEYEVTQASRTSSRVEPVELLPDGLQAMLPSIKYQAHIYSSSADKRWIKLNGRELYEGESIGALTVREITPEQSVLDFDGYEFSLKALQDWPQ; this is encoded by the coding sequence ATGTCTTATTTATTAGATGCATTAAAGCAATCTCAACAAGCAGATATGAGCGCCGAGCAATATGATTTGCAATCAGAGCAATTAAAACAACAGCAAGCATTAAAGCGCTATAGAAAAATAGCATTGCTACTAGGTGGCAGTATTGCTGCATTTGTTGCTGTAGCGGGTGGGTTTGCCAGTGGTAAATGGCTGCAACATAGTAATTTGCTTGAAAAGCCAAAGCTAAATGAAGTTGCGAAAGTAGCAAACTCATTACCTAAAAAAGAGCAAACTCAAGAGTTAATTTCTTCTAGCAGTGAGCCCAAAGATAAAACCTTAGCTGAACCTTCAAGCGAACCAGCTAATGGTAATAAAGCCTCTATTGAGGGGCAGCTGGTGTACGTACAGACGCCTACAGGCGTGCAAAAAATGCTGCTTACTCCACAAGGGCAGTATATTCCTATGAACGATAACCCACAGCAAGCTCAGCAAGGTTACAACGTGCAAATGCCAATAAATGGGAATGCTTATAGCCAAAGTGCATTTAACCAGCCTATATATAACACACAAGCACCTAACACGCAGAGCTACAATCCACTTGCGTATAATGCCCAAGGTCAAAGTGCTCAATTTATGCAGCCTCAAATGCCTAATACCCGTTCAGCGGGGTTAGATATGAGTAAATATAAAGTATTAGGGAAACCACTTAATGGTGCTCAAAGCAAACCAGCCGAAACACCTCAAAGCAACCCTGAGCTTGATGCTGTTCCATCAAAGTTAAAAGATGCCTTTGCACAAGCGATAAAAGACTCGGAGCAGGAACAAGAGTATGAGGTAACACAAGCTTCGCGTACGTCATCGCGCGTTGAGCCTGTGGAACTATTACCAGACGGCCTACAAGCTATGCTGCCAAGTATTAAATACCAAGCCCATATTTACTCTTCTAGCGCAGATAAACGCTGGATAAAACTCAATGGCCGCGAGCTGTACGAAGGTGAAAGCATAGGCGCACTTACAGTACGAGAAATTACCCCAGAGCAAAGTGTACTTGATTTTGATGGCTACGAATTTAGCCTAAAAGCACTGCAAGATTGGCCACAATAA
- a CDS encoding HD-GYP domain-containing protein: MKVIPISKLLPGMFVQSVTKQTGRIKIKNQGWVKTQAGINQLIKAGILEIEIDPDKTLKASEPDTPVPTPKAEIKKRDPWLKVHSSEQEMGKAKKLYDEAKNLQVKAFSDIKSGRDLDIAPFKELASGFMDSIFRNQDALACLTQMRQKDAYLLEHSINVSILMGIFAKHLGIERDIIVELTTGALLHDIGKIKIPDEVLNKPGRFTDDEFKVMQNHALYSKQILEEAGLSGIAVDIAGMHHERLDGKGYPFSKKGDEISQYVRMSSIVDVYDALTAERVYKAGMEPIKAFKILKEGCPDSFDGELLTKFIQCIGIHPVGTLVRLSSQKVGLVTESNPETPLKPVVKTFYSAKHSRYTQVQDIDLSNKKTADKLESTVKPKDYNIDLERFYKNSILP, from the coding sequence CCCTATTTCTAAATTACTTCCTGGGATGTTTGTACAAAGCGTTACTAAACAAACTGGACGTATTAAAATTAAAAACCAAGGCTGGGTTAAAACTCAGGCGGGCATTAATCAACTGATTAAAGCTGGCATCCTTGAAATAGAAATTGACCCTGATAAAACCCTAAAAGCATCAGAACCTGACACGCCAGTACCAACCCCAAAAGCCGAAATCAAAAAACGAGACCCTTGGCTAAAAGTACATAGCAGTGAGCAAGAAATGGGTAAAGCTAAAAAGCTTTACGATGAGGCCAAAAACTTACAGGTAAAAGCGTTTAGCGATATTAAGTCGGGCCGAGATTTAGACATTGCACCTTTTAAAGAATTAGCCAGTGGCTTTATGGATTCTATTTTTAGAAACCAAGACGCCCTTGCCTGCTTAACGCAAATGCGCCAAAAAGATGCATACTTACTTGAGCACTCTATTAACGTATCCATTTTAATGGGGATTTTTGCCAAACATTTAGGTATAGAGCGTGACATTATTGTTGAGCTTACAACGGGTGCGCTGTTACACGATATAGGTAAAATTAAAATCCCTGATGAAGTACTCAACAAACCGGGGCGCTTTACTGATGACGAGTTTAAAGTAATGCAAAACCATGCCCTTTACTCTAAACAAATTCTAGAAGAAGCCGGTTTAAGTGGTATAGCTGTAGACATAGCTGGGATGCACCATGAACGTTTAGACGGTAAAGGTTACCCTTTTTCTAAAAAAGGCGATGAAATAAGCCAGTATGTACGTATGTCATCTATTGTTGATGTGTATGACGCCCTAACTGCTGAGCGAGTCTATAAAGCGGGTATGGAACCTATTAAGGCATTTAAAATACTTAAAGAAGGCTGCCCTGATAGCTTTGATGGTGAACTTTTAACGAAGTTTATCCAATGTATTGGCATTCACCCTGTAGGAACATTGGTGCGTTTATCAAGTCAAAAAGTTGGGCTGGTCACTGAAAGTAACCCTGAAACCCCTTTAAAACCGGTTGTTAAAACATTTTATAGCGCCAAGCATAGCCGCTATACACAGGTGCAAGATATAGATTTATCTAACAAAAAAACCGCTGACAAACTTGAATCAACAGTAAAACCAAAAGACTACAATATTGATTTAGAACGTTTTTATAAAAACTCAATTTTGCCTTAA